From Neofelis nebulosa isolate mNeoNeb1 chromosome X, mNeoNeb1.pri, whole genome shotgun sequence:
tcctgtcTATAATACAGACATGAGACCCAGAGCTATAGCATGTGTCTTGTGACCATGAGACAAAAAGCAAGCCTATCCTAAGGACAGTGGAGATGAAAAGCCAGGGCCTTGATGGCATTGTTGAACTGCCATATCAGCCTAGACCATGTATTCAGGGAATTTTTGTTGCATAAGACAAATAAACCTCTATCTTAAATAGCCATTAATGTAGAGTTGTCTATTATCTGCAGCGAAAAGCACACCTAACTGACATAGTGTTACAATATTGGAAAGCTTGGGATCCAAATGGAGGGCTAACATGAATACAAGAACTtagacatttagaaataaaagtggGCAGTTGGGGCCAGAGGAGTCCATCAGTAGGCCATCAGGTCTTAGCCACTGAATGGGGGCTTGGGGTCAGGACCTTCTCCCTCGATGGTGGACTAAAAGAACATACTGGGCCTAGGACTTGATAGGGAACTGGTGGTCTCTGACTGGGGTACTCAGACACAGGACATGAGACAGAAGGCCAGGGATCAGAACTGCACAATGAGACAGAGGCTCCGTGGAAACTTGAGATAAGACTCAGATTGGTGGCAAAGGGGCTACTTGATACAAGATGAGGTTACTTCAATCCTTCCTGTCTTAAGACAGGTGTAGCCTGCAGGTCAGAGGAAAAGTACTCCAACTAtaaagggagaagggggaaagaggatAGGATCCAGGCAGAGCCTGACAAGTTTTAGTTCAAGCTGTGCTTTAGCCATCCTGGCACTCTTCTTATAGGTTATTAGATTTAGATTTAATTACGAGTCCTTGTTTGCATCTTTTTCCCATGAACTTTTAAGATCTGAGCTTAACAGAAAATTCTCTGTGTAACCATATTTGTCTCTTTAAGTGGCTgtcactttttcttcttcctaattGTCAGAATTTCACTGTGGAaaaccttcccttccttcttctactCCAAGTCGTCTTCCCCCTACCAGGTTTGGGGACACTGTATCACTCTTCCTGGGCAGTCTGGATCCCATCAGAAGTGACCCACCCTTATCCTCTGGCTCTGCTAACCTGAATCAGGTGGAGAAAAAGGACTGGGAGGAGGAATGCTGGCCAGGGCTCACCAGTTCTGGGGAGCAGCAGTCCCCCTCCACACCTGGCTTTTCTACTCCAGGGGCCTGATTAGAAGCCAATGCCTTCCCTTCCACAATCCCAATTTCTTGTGTCATccagagggagaaaatgagagcTTCCTCTGACCGCTGGTATGCTACTACTTCTCCTTTGTGTGCAGCAGGTACTGTGTAGGTAAGTTATTGTTACATTGTGCTCCTGTGATAATGGACCTTTGTGAGACACTTTTGGCCCTGTGTGCGCTGGGAGAGGGCGGGAGTCTTGCCTGAGTGACTTCTCACAGAAAGCTCCAGAGGTGCTCAGAGCTGATAGCCTAAGCCTGGCAACCTGCTCTTTCATTGGCATTCAAGGGTGTCAATCACTGTGACCCTGCCAATCAGCTCGGAACCAGGCATCTGTAAGCGATTAGTCTTCTTTGTTAAACAGAACGCTGAGCCCTCCAAGGACTAAACAAAGAATGGCTCTGGAAAGACAGTTCTTAGGGAGGCAGGGGCAGTCGTGCCCATGGCACTAACTCAAACCCTTTGGTTTCATCTTCCTTCAGGCCCTACTTTCGTCCTTATATCTAGGCCAGTCCTAGGTCCTTTAATTTCTGTCATTTCCCTCCtatgtgtatttcttctttactCCTACTGCTGGTGTCTTTGTTTAGCCCTTAATACCTCTCATCTGAACCATTAACCAGTCTGCTAACCAGTTTACCTGTCTCaagtctccccctgccccaacccaATGTCTATCCTACAGCCAAATGAATCttctaaaaatacaaatcttACTGTGTCACCTCCTGCTGAAAACCTTTCAGCCTCTTCTGTGGCTCTTAGTACCCTTGGGATAAAGTCCAAACTACTTAGCATGGCATCCAGGGCTCTTCATGATTTGTCTCCTGCCAAATCCTCCGCCTCGTTTTTGGCAGTGCTCCCATTTCACACCTATTCACAATGAACTACTTTGCAGATTTCTGAACATGCCATTCTTGGCTTTGCTCCTGGGCCTTTACACATgacattccctctgcctgggacatCCTTCACACACCACTTTCTCTCCTATCTGTCCAGCCAATTCCTACTCATCTCTTATGACTTCAACTAAACTCCTTCAGCCCAAGACACATATTTTACTCATGCCCATATCTCTCATGCCTAGTACAGCATCTGTAACATAACAGATCCTCAAAAGATgtttgccaaatgaatgaatgaatgaatggcctcAACTCATATGCCCATGTGCAAAGTTGTCTCTGAGGGAAGTTGACAGAGTGAATCATTCCTTTCCCTTATGGGAGGGAaacttctccttcctcccactcaTATTTATCTTTATTGCACTCAGttgcaatttcttctttaaaatgtctgtatcccaggacacctgggtgctcagtcagttaagcgtctgactcttgatttcagctcaagtcatgatctcatggttggtgtgtttgagccccacattgggctccaagctggcagtgcagagcctgcttgggatattctctctctctttcaaaataaataaactttaaaaaaactaactaaataaaatgtCTGCATCTCTAATTCAACTGTGAGAGCATCTCAAGGATGGGGACATGTCTGATCCACTTCAGTCTCCTGCCTAGTCCCCAACATAGTACTTGGAACATTATGAATGAATAGGCTTCCCAAATGCCTGACAGTTTTGTCCTTTGTCTCATATGCCTCTATTCCCTTCCTCACAAGCTCTCACCACCAATACAGCCAAACTGTCACACTATGGCTTCACAAACATACAGGGTCCCTTCTCATCCCTGAAACCGTCCTCTTAAATGGAatgcccttcccacccacccaaaTCCTGCTACTTCTTTAGAACAAGCTCAAATTTTCACTCCTCTGGAAACCTTTCATGCATCCACCCCAGCCCACCCTGAGTAGTGCTAATGATTCCCACCTATCTCATTTAGCCCTTGGCATCTCCTCATGTTACTCAGgagaaaaccaagactcagagaaagaaaagattctcTCAAGGACACACCTCATGTTCAGTGGTAGAACTATTACTTGAACCCAAGTCTCCAGTCCATGAATCCTTCCACTAACCAACATATATTCTTTGTTTCCTCATGTAGACTGTAATTTCCTTTAAGGTAGGACTGTGTCTTCCACTCCTTCATATTTCCAGGGCTTTACTTGAGTGTTAAGAGAGCTCtcgagccagactgcctgggtttctGTCTTGGCTTCATCAGTTACTAACTATGTGGCCTTAGGCAACTTACCCTCTCTAAACTTCAGCTTCCCCCATAGGTAAATGAAGATAACAGTAGTGCCCATCTTATTaagattgttgtgaagattaaatgaaataatgcatctAAGGTACCTTGAGCAGTGACCTAGCACCTAGTATACGCTCAATAAAGgcaattttctttattgttgttattctttATATTAACACAAATTTACTGGCAATGGCTGATTAAAATTTTGAATGGGGGAGTTACTGGGAGTGGAAGGTTGTGAGTAAAGGAAGTAGACAATAGGACCAATCTGTGATTTGGTGGAATCCAAACAAGGTTAGTGGCGCGGCAGGACGTTTGTACGTCTGAGTTCCTAGTGCCATGTGACTCTGTGAGGGCCCCAAGCACATGGTTCCATCCGGGAGGCGCAGCTTCCCTAACTCTCTCTCAGCTTTTCTCAGCAGCCTGTAGGGGGAGCCAGGAAGCTAGGAAGGGGGAGAGGCTGCTGTAAATCTTAGTAAGGGCAGAAACGACACCCTATCTCTACTACCCATCTTAGCCCACCGTCTTGCCCCCTCTAGGGCGCTCTCCCAGACCTGTCCTCTGCGGCGGCAGAGCTGGGAGCTGTCCTTCAGCACCAGGGGCCGCCTCGGGCAGGGAGTTAGGGACAAGGGACTGGTTCTATCCGCAGCCGGCTCCAGCATCGCCTAGTCACGGGGACGGGCGAGGCGACCCAGGAAGGCAGCGAGACGCTAAGGAGAAGCCTCTAGCCTCCTGCCACCAAGAATCACCCTCAGAAGTCCCCTAGCCCtcgggggttgtgggggggggggtggcggagaGTGAGCAGCcgccctggggagggaggctggcgcccaggtgggcgggggagggagagcgCCGGGGCCTGGGACTCAGCGTGTGGCGTGTGCACGCGGGGAGCGGGCGGATGAACAGAGGCGCTGAAGTGAATGGAGTTGGGGGTGGACTGGAAACATCCCCAAACAGCACAGGCTgcggccggcgggggcggggggggggggcggtgagtcCTGAGGCGCAGGCGCAGTCGGGGCCCCAGTCCCGCTCCCTCCTCCTCTCAGTGCCTCTTTCTCCGCCCCGCTCCCCCCCAAACACACTCGCACTCGGGCTCTCAAGGTGTTCTCCGCACAGCGGAAGATGGCGACAGACTGAGGGGGCATGGCCAGCAGGAGCCACGGGGCCGTGCCGCTTGGCGGCCGCCACAGCGGTGCTAACGGGAGACGGAAGCGAGAGGCGCACTAAGTGAAGCCCCGTGTCGGCGTCCGGCGCCTGTGGCGCCGCCAGGAGCCAGGTGGCCCGCCCGAGCCGGAACTCTGAGAGCAGCAGGCGCGGAGCCGGAGCGGAGCCGGCCCGGGCGAACGGCCAGAGCGCGAGCGAAGCCCGAAGGGCCGGGCAGTGGGCCGGCCGGCGGGCCTAGGAGGGCGCAAGCGAGGCAGGGAGCGGCGCGGAGCAGGCAGCGGACGAGCGGGCGGGAGCGGCGCGGCGCggggcggcgcggcgcggcgcggcgcggcgcggggcgAGCGAGCGGAGCGCGGTGGCTGGGCCCGCACGGCGGCGCTGAGGGGCGCAGAGCTGCGCTGAGCCGAGACGGCCAGAACAGAGTGCGAGCCGGGCGGCCGCCGGCGCGGAGTGGAGTGGCGCGGAGCGGAGTGGCGCGGAGCCGAGGGCAGCTGAGGGGCCCGACACTATGAGGAGTGcggcgccgccgccgcagccgccacCGCCCCAGTGCCCCGCACCGCCCCCCGCCGGGACACCGGGCAGTGCCTAGCGGGCCGGGCGGCGGCGCCCAGACTGCGAGCGAGGGAGCGCGGGAGGAGCGCGGGGACGGCACGAGAGCACCCCGCGACTCTGGCCTTGAGCGGGGCCCCGGGCCGGCTGGCCTGCTTCACCATGCAACCCCCGAGGTAGAGCCTGGACGGCGCCAAGGAGCGCGAAGCGGCGCGCAGCCCGCTCTCCCGCCAGTGACGGCCGTCCGGCCTCGCGCCTACCTGATCCCTCCAGCCCGGACCCCCCTGAAATATGTTCAGGGGCGCTTGGATGTGGCCCGGGAAAGACGCCGCCGCGCTGACtatctgctgctgctgctgctgggctcCCAGGCCAAGCGACAAACCTTGCGCTGACTCTGAGCGGGCGCAGCGATGGCGACTGTCCCTGGCGTCCCTGCTCTTCTTCACCGTGCTGCTCGCTGACCATCTGTGGCTGTGCGCGGGGGCCCGGCCCCGGGCCAGGGAGCTGAGCAGCGCCATGCGGCCGCCCTGGGGGACCGGCTGGGAGCGGCAGCCGATGCCTCCTCGCGCGGTGCTGCCCCtgcggccgccgccgcccggcgAGCCCAGCGCATCCCCGGGCACCTGCGGCCCCCAATACAGCAACCTGACCAAAGCTGCCCCCGCTGCCGGTCCCAGGCCGGACTGCGGTGGCGTCCCAGAGCCCACGGGGCTGGACGCAGCTTGCACCAAATTGCAATCTTTGCAGAGACTTTTTGAACCGACTACTCCAGCCCCCCCACTGCGGCCCCCTGACTCCCCTTCCCGTGCCCCGGCCGAGTTCCCCTCCGCCAAAAAAAACTTGCTCAAAGGCCACTTTCGGAACTTCACTCTCTCCTTTTGCGACACCTACACGGTCTGGGACTTGCTGCTGGGCATGGACCGCCCCGACAGCCTGGACTGCAGCCTGGACACCCTGCTGGGTGACCTTCTGGCCGTGGTGGCCAGCCCGGGCTCCGGGGCCTGGGAGGTGTGTAGCAACTGTATAGAGGCGTACCAGCGGCTCGACCGACATGCTCAGGAAAAATATGACGAGTTCGACCTCGTGCTGCATAAATACTTACAGGCAGAAGAGTACTCAATCCGGTCCTGCACGAAAGGCTGTAAGGTAGGGACTGGCGTCCGCGGGCACACCACCTACCTCGGCGGCGGGAGCGGTGGCGGTGGGACCCGGAGAAAAAAGGAGGTCTCCGCCTTCACCTCCTCCCATCACTCCCACCGTTCACAGTAGAGCACTAAGAATGGTACCTTGGGACCCTCCCCAGAGAAGGGGCCTCAGGGATTCAGGTCAGTTAACCACCTGGCCAACTTCTATTAATTCCGGGTTTGGGCACCTTCGGACTGGGGCTTCCTGGTGCCCCGCCCCCGAATGAGGAGGGAGGGGTCACGGACAAAGAGGTGGAAAGAGGGATCTGGCTCCCCAGTCTCCATTCTCAGCCAGTGGtgtccccttcctttccttggcCAGAATTGAATGTCCTGGGACTGACTGGTGCAGGGGGCAGGCCAAAGGTGGAAGGAGAAATATTTGCCAACCTAAACCTCACCCTCTGGCCCCTGCCAATGGGTGAGAGGAGAGGCATTCCTGCTGGTGGGGCACCAGGCTCTATTGACCTTATATGACCTGAGGTGGAGCCCAGGGTTGCCTGTCTTGTCCCAAGGAGGGAACCTGCCAGCTCCTTGTCCCTGATAAAAGGAGTTGGGAACAGGGCACAGCAGCTTGTGGGAAGGCCACTGGAGGCTGGTGCATTACAAAACTCCCAGTGCCTTCCCAATAAACTGGGGTAGCAGTGGAGGGGAAGCTGGCTGTCTGGCTGCTAGGAACAGGCatccagaggagaggggaggccgCAGCAGAATGGGCCTGCCTAGGGCAGAGCTGGGTATGGAGAAACTTCTTGACCCTCAGCAGGGTCATTCTGGACAAGAGGAGCATGGCGGCTGTAAGCATTTGGGATGTGGTGCTACTGCCCTGTTTGCTCAGCCTGGCCAGGTGGCCTGCcttggagagagaagagagcagcaAGGTCAAAGGGTCAAGTGAGGAGGAGACCAGGTGGGGTGGTGGCCTCACTCATCCTGGAGCTAGGGGCCGAGAGctggagagggagacagtgacTCCTATCCTCACTTGTCTCCCTCTGAGgccttggggaggggcagaaagtgccCCCTTTCCATGAAATGTGACCCCCGTGGACTTCTTCAGGGTTCCATGTTCTTCATGAGCTTCTTAAGGATTGGGCAGGGGATTGGGGAGAAAAGGGGCAGCTCCTTGCTCCTGACTtcactttctcctcctttttcctgtTCTCGTAACCTAGCAgtctccctcccgcctccctctgCCTCAGCTGACTCACTGCCTCACTCACACTACCAAATGAGATATTCCACTTCTTAAAGGTGTACAGACAGATAGACAAACACACAGTGCcatacaccaccaccaccaccccaggcAAAGTCATACAGAGATATAGAGAGATTGTTGCACCCACAAACAGTGTCATAGAAGCAGACACCGTGTCCCCCACAGGCGTGTCTCCCCATGATGTCAGAGACACACAGGCAGAAGAACTGTCACATGAAGAAGGACATGTTTTGTCATGTAGACAGACACACACCCTCGATGTCAGTAACAGATATACACTCGGTGAGAGCAGAGGGATGTGGTCCACTAGCAGACAGAATAAAGGATGTCTATCTTTGTGGCCCTCCCTCCAATCCCATGGCCCcaatcatttttcttctcttctgtcacCAGGATGCCTGAGAGACCACACCACAACTTTCCCATGGGTTTATTTTTCCCATATTATAGTTGCCTTCAAGCTCTGTCTGATGCCACACTAAATAATGATCCCTcatattacttatttttaccAAGCAGTTTGATGTAGGAGAAAGGATGTCTTGGATTCAGGAGGCCTTATCACCTCTGCCACTTgttagcagtgtgaccttgggcacatcacttcacttctctaagcttccatttcctcatgtgtaaaacgGGGACCCTAATCCTCACTCTGCCTACATCCTCAGTCTTTTGTGAGATTTAAGTGGGAAGAGATAGCTGATAGTGTTTTGTAATAATAATGTAACATCTGACATTGATGTTGTGCTTAGGGTTTT
This genomic window contains:
- the NALF2 gene encoding NALCN channel auxiliary factor 2, which gives rise to MFRGAWMWPGKDAAALTICCCCCWAPRPSDKPCADSERAQRWRLSLASLLFFTVLLADHLWLCAGARPRARELSSAMRPPWGTGWERQPMPPRAVLPLRPPPPGEPSASPGTCGPQYSNLTKAAPAAGPRPDCGGVPEPTGLDAACTKLQSLQRLFEPTTPAPPLRPPDSPSRAPAEFPSAKKNLLKGHFRNFTLSFCDTYTVWDLLLGMDRPDSLDCSLDTLLGDLLAVVASPGSGAWEVCSNCIEAYQRLDRHAQEKYDEFDLVLHKYLQAEEYSIRSCTKGCKAVYKAWLCSEYFSVTQQECQRWVPCKQYCLEVQTRCPFILPDNEEMVYGGLPGFICTGLLDTSPKRPETKCCDVQWVSCDSEKKKFKETEAPKTHHQQFHHSYFHHYHQQYHHYHPRHDPPGHISHKPSMLPVSGGSRLSPSRIRLYVLVLMLLHTMVSFSSSQGGGGLGLEALPTLDEGLTREE